The following proteins are encoded in a genomic region of Triticum dicoccoides isolate Atlit2015 ecotype Zavitan chromosome 1B, WEW_v2.0, whole genome shotgun sequence:
- the LOC119350183 gene encoding protein FAR1-RELATED SEQUENCE 5-like, translated as MKEEEKEKAPPHPHAHGATAAAAAAPPLRARLGDEHGSASVYRVGALEKAIAGFAQRETEAVVNPTVGSSFFSLDEAYEFYNIYSWEYAFGVRYGASSMDSHGTKCIQQFVCACEGKPTKDSNSFHRCECTALILLLRSRDDGWHACEHQVGHNHPLSKMCAQRSSWQSHSSIDKNTRGLIRQLRENNVPHISDIDGKNPLSDDLKKALETFARIKAKDPTFDYTGLQLDSNCRVRPLVWTSGQRLQYQYFGDVIIFDTTYRSDKYGTPFGLFVGVNNNFETILLGGVLMINEKMESYKWVLSQFFQLMGGEHPKTILTDCCEAIEEAVLEVLPSTTHRWWKWNVLGRAKDYLGFHYTKTSSFGVGLHKILNDMLTADEFERAWEMLLEEHGLENHPFLKEIYEVRHKWVKAYFSDTFCATLTSTQKSDCAKHFLKQHHVPRDCSMQLFAEQYEKLWSSEQLDYGFPEQSTTMDEIVLRTNVPIEKHASEVYTRPVYEQFVQAIRESEPYMVEAVIPNLRYIARRPSSETRQKWSRVEYEVNVREDGEAFMCVCKQFEHTGMLCCPAVKVMIHLGVREIPRLHVMPRWTAKPLQCQMHCRGEPRTDTCQQCRHSMLHDQFLYLAHRACEDERCYEVVARGLSKLNRELAAENAVPCRRRTKTASRKPRRKR; from the exons atgaaggaggaggagaaggagaaggcgcCGCCGCACCCGCATGCCCATGGCGCCACCGCCGCGgcggccgccgcccctcctcttaG GGCGCGTCTGGGAGATGAACATGGATCTGCTTCTGTGTATCGTGTTGGCGCGCTGGAGAAGGCGATTGCAGGGTTTGCGCAGAGGGAAACAGAGGCCGTGGTCAATCCAACTGTCGGGAGTTCCTTCTTTTCCCTCGACGAGGCATATGAATTCTACAACATTTATTCTTGGGAATATGCTTTTGGAGTTAGGTATGGAGCCAGTAGTATGGATTCTCATGGAACTAAATGCATACAACAATTTGTTTGTGCATGTGAG GGTAAACCAACCAAGGACAGCAATTCATTTCATCGGTGTGAATGCACAGCGTTGATTCTTTTGCTGAGATCCAGAGACGACGGATGGCATGCGTGTGAGCATCAAGTTGGGCATAACCATCCACTTTCTAAGATGTGTGCGCAGAGATCATCTTGGCAGTCTCATAGTAGTATTGACAAGAACACAAGGGGCTTGATTCGTCAACTAAGGGAAAACAATGTGCCACACATCTCTGATATTGATGGAAAGAATCCGCTGTCTGATGATCTCAAGAAGGCCCTGGAAACCTTTGCTAGGATCAAAGCAAAGGATCCAACATTTGATTATACTGGTTTGCAGCTTGATAGTAACTGTAGAGTAAGGCCACTAGTCTGGACCAGTGGCCAGAGACTTCAGTACCAATACTTTGGTGATGTGATTATCTTCGACACCACCTACAGATCGGACAAGTATGGGACGCCGTTCGGCCTTTTTGTTGGAGTCAACAACAACTTTGAGACCATATTGCTTGGTGGGGTGCTGATGATAAACGAGAAAATGGAGAGCTACAAATGGGTACTCAGTCAGTTCTTCCAATTAATGGGTGGGGAACACCCCAAAACCATACTGACCG ATTGCTGTGAGGCAATTGAGGAAGCCGTATTGGAGGTACTGCCATCCACAACACACAGATGGTGGAAGTGGAatgtccttggcagggcaaaggactACCTTGGTTTTCATTACACCAAAACGAGTAGCTTCGGAGTGGGGCTCCACAAAATTCTGAACGACATGCTGACGGCTGATGAGTTTGAGAGAGCATGGGAGATGCTGCTAGAGGAGCATGGATTGGAGAATCATCCATTTCTGAAGGAGATCTATGAGGTGCGGCACAAGTGGGTCAAGGCATACTTCAGCGATACATTCTGTGCTACGCTAACCAGCACACAAAAGAGCGATTGCGCGAAACACTTCCTGAAACAACATCATGTTCCAAGGGATTGCTCAATGCAGCTTTTCGCTGAACAGTACGAGAAACTGTGGTCGAGTGAGCAACTGGACTATGGGTTTCCGGAGCAGAGTACTACTATG GATGAGATTGTTCTGAGGACAAATGTACCAATCGAGAAGCACGCCAGCGAGGTGTACACAAGACCGGTGTACGAACAGTTTGTGCAGGCCATACGCGAATCCGAGCCTTACATGGTGGAGGCAGTCATCCCCAACCTGAGGTACATAGCACGGCGTCCCAGCAGTGAAACTAGGCAGAAATGGTCTAGGGTGGAATATGAGGTGAATGTTAGAGAAGACGGCGAAGCGTTCATGTGCGTGTGCAAGCAATTCGAGCACACGGGGATGCTCTGCTGCCCTGCTGTCAAG GTGATGATCCACCTGGGCGTGCGTGAAATACCAAGGTTACACGTCATGCCACGCTGGACAGCCAAGCCGCTCCAGTGCCAGATGCACTGCCGCGGTGAACCTCGGACGGACACGTGCCAGCAATGCAGGCACTCCATGCTGCATGACCAGTTCTTATACCTAGCGCATCGCGCCTGTGAGGATGAACGGTGCTACGAGGTCGTCGCGAGGGGCCTCAGCAAACTGAACAGAGAATTGGCCGCAGAAAATGCTGTgccctgccgccgccgcaccaAGACGGCGTCACGGAAGCCGAGGAGGAAGCGTTGA